TTGCTCGCTTCGGCAATCTCGCGCGTCAGCTCATTACGCTTGGCCTTCAGCGAGTCCGTACTCTCAATCAGCGCGCGTCGCTGCTTGTCCAGTTCGACCAGGCCGTCCAGGAGTTGAGCCTGCTCATTACCTCGCTGTTCAAGGCGGCTGCGGACAAACGATTCGTTCTCTCGTATAAGTCTGATATCCAGCATATTCTATTTGGTATTATCCTTCGCCTCTCAGAACCACGAACATCGTCATGAAGAGGATTTTCAGGTCGAGCGGTACGGACATGTTTTCAATGTAGTAGAGATCCATCTCCAGCTTTTTTGCAGGGGCAAAAATGGTGGCGTCATACTGCAGATGCACTTGAGCCCAACCGGTCAGTCCCGGTTTGACATTCAGCCGTCTCAAAAAAAGCGGACTGGTCCTAGCAAACTCGTCAATAAACTCCGGCCTCTCCGGTCGCGGTCCGACAAGACTCATTTGCCCAAGCAAGACATTGACGAGCTGCGGCAACTCGTCGATACGAGTCGAGCGAAGGTACTTACCGATTCGAGTAATTCTCGAATCTCCCTTTGTGACCAGCACCGGTCCTGTGCGAGATTCCGCATCCGGAATCATGCTGCGGAATTTTATCATCCGGAAGTGCTTACCCTTGTGACCGACTCGCGTCTGCAAATAGAAGATCGGCCTGCCGCTGTCAATCAAGATGGCAACTGCAGCGAGAATCCAGATTGGCAGAGTAATGATAAGCAGAGTAAACGAGGCGACAATGTCAAACAGTCTTTTCAGAATTCGTTCAACAGGAGTCAACAAGTCGCGGCGAATTTCAATGATCACTTGACCTCGTCGCCCAATCGGTTTCACTTCGCCAAGCAAATACTGATAGTGCTCAGCGGGAAGAAATTGTCTCACCGGGGTTGCGGCAAGGAGGCTAACAATCCTGCTCAATTGATGAATCTGTTTTTCACCGAGGGCAATGTAAACCAGTTCACAGCGGTTGTCCGAGATGATGTTACGAATCCGCGACACACCTCCCAGAAGCGGCCACTGTGTGGGGCCTGAGTGTCGTTGACCGACAATCCCGAGAATCTTTGCACCGAGAGCTTTGTTCGTACTAAGATAATGAAGAACATCCGCAAGCGGTTTGCCTGACCCGACGACTACGGCTGGGAGTACAATGAAACCGCGCATTCGCAGTTCTTGCAGAATCGTGAGCAATAATAATCGAGTGAAGGCGATTCCGGCCATGACCCCGACACCGTAAGTCAGCAGAATGACCCGCGTCACAGGGAGTGGGTTAACCGGGTCAAATGTAGCGATAAAGATTATCAAACAACCATAGACCGCAGCGCGCGTGCAATTCACAAAGACGGCAGCACGCGACTCCAAAGGATCAAATCTGTAGAGACCGAAGATCGCGAAGTGCAGCCCGTCTGAAACCGCCACCAGTATATTCCAAAGAACGCGACTTCAAGAACCGCAAAATCCAGCAAAAAGAGCAGACTTCGGAGCCAGATATGCCGCATAAGTCCAGTTTATGATGTTCGACCAGTCTGGCCGGCTCTGTAGTTGCGAACGGTCACTCCGAAAAATGCGCACATTGTAAAGAAGACCCAAAAAGGAATGAATCCTGCAGTGGTCATTGTGGCCACTGCAAAGACTGTAGCTACAAGACTTGCCCTCATTCCGGCATTCAGCATGGCCGGAATGTCAGATGGATCAACGTGCCATTGCCTCCAACTCAATCCTCTAAAGGCAAAGACAAGGCAAGCAATGTACAGTCCAAGGCCGATTAGACCGGAGTCGACCGCGATATCAATGAAAGTGTTGTGCGAGAAAAAGTAGTACGGAAGATAGGGCATCAGAAACATGACATCGCTCTCGAAACTTCCGATGCCGCTGCCAATGATCGGGCTGTTCCAAAAGAGCTTCCACCCGCTCAGAAGTAATCCCAATCTTTCGCTGCTGGATTTATCCGTTCCCTCAAGAAGTTCAAAAACGCGGCCAAACAGGTCAACCGGCAGCACTGTGAGCAGCACTGCTACAAGTCCGGCGACAACAGCAGCAAGGACGAATCTATGTCTTTCGATTGCGAGCATCATTCCCAGCACAATAACACATCCGATGAGACCAGTGCGGGATAACGACATCAGTGTTGCAGCGATACTCAGGACTGCGGCAACAAACATCAGTGAACGAATCCAGAAATTCAGCTTGCTTCGCCAGAGGGCCATGACGCCTCCGAGGTAGGCGATAATGGTCATGGACATGAAGTTCGGGTCATCCCAATGACCGAAAAACCTCGAAGATTCAATTGACGTGACCGTGTTCGCAATCTGATCGGCCACTCCGGATGTGTAAAATTCTACGGCCGTTTTTATTGCGGAAACGGATGTAAAAATCAAGCCGAAAGCGGCGCCGATAAAAAATGCAAGGTAGGTACGAGTTGATTTGAGGAGTTCACTGACCACAAAGATTGTAAGAAGTATTCGGATAATGTGGCGTCCGTCCCACGGCATGTGAGTATCCGCCCATAGGATGGACGAATAATACCAGCCTACAAAAATCAAAACAGGTACAAAGAAGTTCCCGTATCTCCAACTCAACTCCTGAGATTGCAGTTTTCTCAAGATGAGAACGACGTATACACCGGCGAAAAAAAGCGTAGTAGAACCGGGTACAAAACTCGCGATATATGACAGAATAAGGAATCCGGCCATGCCGGCACTTATCTCGGGGTATCGCCACAACGCAAGTCCAATACCAGCAGCCGTAACTCCAATCGCCATTTGCATGGCTCTGCCCCAAAACAGCCATACGGCAATCAAACCTAAGGCCAGCAGCGCCGCGACAAGTCCGTACCTCCAGCTCCTGGCAAACTCAATGGGACGTTCAGATGGTATCTGATCAGCGACCACTCCAGCTCCGCCTGAATCGCAGGAGTTTGTCGTGGTCGGGATGATCCGGCGATGACATCGCGCCAAACGTGCTTAACAGACCGGC
This sequence is a window from bacterium. Protein-coding genes within it:
- a CDS encoding sugar transferase → MAVSDGLHFAIFGLYRFDPLESRAAVFVNCTRAAVYGCLIIFIATFDPVNPLPVTRVILLTYGVGVMAGIAFTRLLLLTILQELRMRGFIVLPAVVVGSGKPLADVLHYLSTNKALGAKILGIVGQRHSGPTQWPLLGGVSRIRNIISDNRCELVYIALGEKQIHQLSRIVSLLAATPVRQFLPAEHYQYLLGEVKPIGRRGQVIIEIRRDLLTPVERILKRLFDIVASFTLLIITLPIWILAAVAILIDSGRPIFYLQTRVGHKGKHFRMIKFRSMIPDAESRTGPVLVTKGDSRITRIGKYLRSTRIDELPQLVNVLLGQMSLVGPRPERPEFIDEFARTSPLFLRRLNVKPGLTGWAQVHLQYDATIFAPAKKLEMDLYYIENMSVPLDLKILFMTMFVVLRGEG
- a CDS encoding O-antigen ligase family protein; protein product: MVADQIPSERPIEFARSWRYGLVAALLALGLIAVWLFWGRAMQMAIGVTAAGIGLALWRYPEISAGMAGFLILSYIASFVPGSTTLFFAGVYVVLILRKLQSQELSWRYGNFFVPVLIFVGWYYSSILWADTHMPWDGRHIIRILLTIFVVSELLKSTRTYLAFFIGAAFGLIFTSVSAIKTAVEFYTSGVADQIANTVTSIESSRFFGHWDDPNFMSMTIIAYLGGVMALWRSKLNFWIRSLMFVAAVLSIAATLMSLSRTGLIGCVIVLGMMLAIERHRFVLAAVVAGLVAVLLTVLPVDLFGRVFELLEGTDKSSSERLGLLLSGWKLFWNSPIIGSGIGSFESDVMFLMPYLPYYFFSHNTFIDIAVDSGLIGLGLYIACLVFAFRGLSWRQWHVDPSDIPAMLNAGMRASLVATVFAVATMTTAGFIPFWVFFTMCAFFGVTVRNYRAGQTGRTS